In Nitratiruptor sp. YY09-18, a single window of DNA contains:
- the carA gene encoding glutamine-hydrolyzing carbamoyl-phosphate synthase small subunit, translating into MKKVWIYLEHGIMLEGHSFGAEGTKTGEIVFNTSMTGYQEIVTDPSYAGQFVTFTMPEIGNVGVNDEDFESRSAWAKGIIVRQYQPRYSNFRAQKSLEALLREFDVMGICDIDTRYLTKTIRDKGACMMIASTEVSDEDELAKLLAAAPRIEEVDYIKSVSTKKPYKHTYAIYDAKNFRYKDAPTPKAKIYVYDFGVKRNILNNLVEAELEVEVIPHDFSVEQIIQEYKEGKVDGVFLSNGPGDPLILKQVHENIKRLLEEKIPMFGICLGHQLLSIAHGYPTFKLKFGHHGGNHPVRNEESKKVEITAQNHNYNVPDSIEKVALITHKNLFDGTIEGVFYKDGPVFSVQHHPEASPGPHDSRYIFKEFRDLILQNKEKRC; encoded by the coding sequence ATGAAAAAGGTCTGGATCTATCTTGAGCATGGAATTATGCTTGAAGGGCACAGCTTTGGAGCCGAAGGGACAAAGACAGGAGAAATAGTCTTCAACACCTCAATGACTGGCTATCAAGAGATTGTTACAGATCCAAGCTATGCAGGGCAGTTTGTCACATTTACGATGCCAGAAATAGGGAATGTGGGCGTAAATGATGAGGATTTTGAGAGCCGTAGTGCCTGGGCAAAGGGTATCATAGTGCGCCAGTATCAGCCTCGCTACTCTAACTTTAGAGCACAAAAGTCGCTTGAGGCTCTCTTGCGTGAATTTGATGTAATGGGTATATGTGATATAGATACAAGATATCTTACAAAAACCATCCGCGACAAGGGTGCTTGTATGATGATTGCCTCAACAGAAGTTAGTGATGAAGATGAGCTTGCAAAGCTTTTGGCTGCTGCTCCAAGAATAGAAGAGGTAGATTATATTAAATCTGTTTCTACAAAAAAACCGTATAAACATACCTATGCCATATATGATGCCAAAAATTTTCGTTACAAAGATGCTCCGACCCCAAAAGCCAAAATTTATGTATACGATTTTGGTGTCAAGCGCAATATTCTCAATAACCTCGTAGAAGCTGAACTTGAAGTTGAGGTGATTCCTCACGATTTTAGCGTAGAGCAGATAATTCAAGAATATAAAGAGGGCAAAGTAGATGGTGTTTTCCTCTCTAATGGCCCTGGTGATCCATTGATTTTAAAGCAAGTCCATGAAAATATCAAAAGACTTTTAGAGGAAAAAATTCCGATGTTTGGAATATGCCTTGGACACCAGCTCCTCTCTATTGCTCATGGTTATCCGACATTTAAGCTCAAATTTGGCCATCACGGTGGAAATCACCCTGTGCGTAACGAAGAGAGTAAAAAAGTAGAAATTACGGCACAAAACCACAACTATAATGTGCCAGATAGTATAGAAAAAGTGGCGCTCATCACACACAAAAATCTTTTTGATGGAACTATTGAGGGTGTTTTTTATAAAGATGGGCCGGTCTTTAGTGTGCAGCATCACCCCGAGGCCTCACCAGGTCCACACGATAGTCGCTATATTTTCAAAGAGTTTCGCGATTTAATCTTACAAAATAAGGAGAAAAGATGCTAG
- a CDS encoding DUF507 family protein, with protein sequence MRLRLPHAPYVANKIAIDLLNSNMVTFTQGVEPVVRAAQEVLEQELKKEAALDERVKEIMEENEDEIEFNMADSKQLFWLIKKKLAPEYGVILNYEEKYNDIAHKIFKKLYDEDLINYTVADNRIKNIIYDAIEKYIKSYDEVEDIVLEKISHYKKKLIPGTEEFELVYTRMFEDELKKRGMLL encoded by the coding sequence ATGCGTTTGCGACTTCCTCATGCGCCATATGTGGCCAACAAAATAGCAATCGATCTGCTCAATAGCAATATGGTAACGTTTACGCAAGGCGTGGAGCCTGTAGTGCGTGCAGCACAAGAGGTTCTTGAACAAGAGCTCAAAAAAGAGGCGGCTTTGGATGAGAGAGTCAAAGAGATTATGGAAGAGAATGAGGATGAGATCGAGTTTAATATGGCTGATTCCAAGCAGCTCTTTTGGCTTATCAAAAAGAAACTAGCGCCTGAGTATGGTGTGATTCTTAATTATGAAGAAAAATATAACGATATAGCCCATAAAATTTTCAAAAAACTCTATGATGAGGATCTTATCAACTATACTGTAGCAGACAACCGCATCAAAAATATCATCTATGATGCAATCGAAAAATATATAAAAAGCTATGATGAGGTTGAAGATATTGTACTAGAAAAGATCAGTCACTACAAAAAAAAGCTCATTCCAGGTACTGAAGAGTTTGAACTTGTTTATACAAGAATGTTTGAAGATGAGCTCAAAAAGAGAGGAATGCTTCTATGA
- a CDS encoding adenylosuccinate synthase, which translates to MMAADLIVGIQWGDEGKGKIVDLLAQEYNIVCRYQGGHNAGHTIVVGGKKIALHLIPSGILNPKAVNIIGNGVVVSPEALIEEMKQFDDLDGRLLISDKAHLIFSYHAQIDQAKERMRGKKAIGTTGRGIGPAYADKVSRQGHRVGELKDTKKLQAKIEEYFAINEPYFKALGVEKPDSEQLRKELEFYRDALMPYVIDATNYLWDILELGEHKILLEGAQGTMLDIDHGTYPYVTSSNTIAAGACTGLGLSPKDIGKVIGIAKAYCTRVGNGPFPTEEFGLEGDKLRQQGHEFGTTTGRPRRCGWFDAVAAKYASRINGCDEMAIMKLDVLDGFEKIKVASAYEYEGDRIDYVPSDLENVTPIYIEFDGWESVKGVRKWDDLPVEAKQYIEALEELTQTKIAIISTSPDREDTIVKN; encoded by the coding sequence ATAATGGCAGCAGATTTGATAGTAGGAATTCAGTGGGGTGATGAGGGAAAAGGAAAAATCGTTGATCTTCTTGCCCAAGAGTATAATATTGTATGTCGCTATCAGGGTGGACACAATGCCGGTCATACTATCGTCGTAGGTGGTAAAAAGATAGCATTACATCTTATTCCTTCTGGTATTCTCAATCCTAAAGCGGTTAATATAATCGGAAATGGTGTAGTAGTGAGTCCTGAGGCTTTGATAGAGGAGATGAAGCAGTTTGATGATCTTGATGGAAGGCTTCTTATTAGCGACAAAGCCCATCTCATCTTTTCATACCATGCGCAAATCGACCAGGCAAAAGAGCGCATGCGTGGCAAAAAAGCGATAGGCACTACAGGTAGAGGCATTGGACCAGCCTATGCAGATAAAGTCTCACGCCAAGGGCACCGTGTGGGTGAGCTCAAAGATACCAAAAAGCTTCAAGCAAAAATAGAGGAGTATTTTGCTATCAATGAGCCATACTTTAAAGCATTGGGCGTCGAAAAGCCAGATAGTGAGCAGCTACGTAAAGAACTAGAGTTTTATCGTGATGCACTCATGCCTTATGTGATAGATGCCACAAACTACTTGTGGGATATTTTGGAGCTTGGTGAGCACAAAATTTTGCTCGAAGGTGCACAAGGGACAATGCTCGATATCGATCACGGCACATATCCGTATGTAACAAGTTCTAATACAATTGCAGCAGGGGCTTGCACCGGTCTAGGTTTGTCACCCAAAGATATCGGTAAAGTGATTGGTATAGCCAAAGCTTACTGTACCCGTGTTGGAAATGGTCCTTTTCCTACTGAAGAGTTTGGACTAGAGGGAGATAAACTGCGCCAGCAGGGCCATGAGTTTGGCACTACTACAGGGCGTCCACGCAGGTGTGGATGGTTCGATGCGGTAGCTGCAAAGTATGCGAGCCGCATCAATGGCTGTGATGAGATGGCAATTATGAAACTCGATGTACTCGATGGATTTGAGAAGATAAAAGTAGCATCTGCATATGAGTATGAAGGTGATCGCATCGATTATGTTCCTAGTGATTTGGAGAATGTAACACCTATCTATATAGAGTTTGATGGTTGGGAGAGTGTGAAGGGGGTTAGAAAATGGGATGATCTCCCAGTCGAAGCAAAACAGTATATTGAGGCTCTCGAAGAGCTTACCCAGACAAAGATAGCCATCATTTCTACAAGTCCAGATAGAGAAGATACTATAGTAAAAAATTAA
- a CDS encoding ATP phosphoribosyltransferase regulatory subunit: MIYQHEIPKGARLYFNGSARLKRAIEQRASEVLYKYGFEEIVTPYFSYHQHKILEDETELIRLGDEKNRKLTIRADSTVDVVRLITNRLGRSTKHKRWFYIQPVFRYPTQEFYQIGAEVLEGKRSGENLKIVLEILAQLGITPILQLSNIKIPKILSQKYGIDIEIFKELDLDRLLACEHSWMEPLLELQSVEEIDDLVGILPQEIEVELMKIKELAQFINYDNTIIAPLYYANMRYYKDLFFRFFIHNNTIATGGDYETQEIMASGFAIYTDQLIALMEKGE, translated from the coding sequence ATGATTTATCAACACGAAATTCCAAAAGGTGCACGGCTCTATTTCAATGGAAGTGCGCGTCTTAAAAGAGCAATAGAGCAAAGAGCGAGTGAAGTACTCTATAAGTATGGGTTTGAAGAGATTGTCACTCCCTACTTTTCATACCATCAGCATAAAATTCTCGAAGATGAGACAGAACTTATTCGTCTTGGGGATGAGAAGAATAGAAAACTCACAATAAGAGCTGATAGCACTGTTGATGTAGTGCGCCTCATCACAAATAGGCTGGGGCGTAGTACCAAGCATAAGCGTTGGTTCTATATACAGCCTGTGTTTCGCTACCCTACACAAGAGTTTTACCAGATAGGTGCTGAAGTGCTGGAAGGTAAAAGAAGCGGTGAAAATCTCAAAATCGTCCTAGAGATTCTCGCTCAACTTGGTATTACTCCAATTTTGCAACTCTCAAACATAAAGATCCCTAAAATTTTGTCACAAAAATATGGGATCGATATTGAGATCTTTAAAGAGCTCGATCTAGATAGACTCTTAGCATGTGAGCATAGCTGGATGGAGCCGCTTCTTGAGCTTCAAAGTGTGGAAGAGATTGATGATTTAGTGGGTATTTTGCCACAAGAGATAGAAGTAGAACTTATGAAAATTAAAGAGTTGGCACAGTTTATTAACTACGATAACACAATAATAGCGCCACTCTATTATGCTAATATGCGCTACTACAAAGATCTCTTTTTTCGATTTTTTATTCATAACAATACAATCGCAACCGGTGGCGATTATGAGACCCAAGAGATAATGGCGAGCGGTTTTGCAATCTATACAGACCAGTTAATAGCTTTGATGGAAAAAGGTGAATAA
- a CDS encoding alanine--glyoxylate aminotransferase family protein, protein MLLFTPGPTPVPERIRQVMATPTIHHRTPEFTKIFLQARKLLIELLKMEDAVVLASTGTGAMEACVTNLCEKKALIVNAGKFGERFVKIAQAFGKEVVELRYEWDTPAIVADVQKALEEHKDIDAFFIQICESSGGLRHPVEDIAAAIKAINPEISVVADGITAVGVEPIEVTNIDALITGSQKALMLPPGLAMVGLSSHAIRKIGDGEGFYFNLASELKKQREGTTAYTAATTLVIGLKEILTILLQEIGIDEIYDQTDRRATATRVALEALGLKIYPKKPANAMTAIIDDDAPKIRQILKNRYGVNIAGGQEHLKEKLFRINHMGIIEPNEAAWVVNAIEKALDDIGRRTYTGEANKIFNEIYFFEE, encoded by the coding sequence ATGCTCCTTTTTACTCCTGGACCAACTCCCGTACCTGAGCGTATTCGCCAAGTTATGGCAACTCCAACAATTCATCACAGAACTCCAGAATTTACAAAGATTTTTTTGCAAGCACGCAAGCTTCTCATAGAACTCTTGAAGATGGAAGATGCGGTAGTGCTCGCTTCCACTGGAACAGGAGCTATGGAAGCGTGTGTGACAAATCTGTGTGAGAAAAAAGCGCTCATTGTCAATGCTGGAAAATTTGGTGAACGTTTTGTCAAGATTGCACAAGCATTTGGCAAAGAGGTTGTAGAACTGCGCTATGAGTGGGATACTCCAGCAATTGTTGCAGATGTGCAAAAGGCTCTAGAAGAGCATAAAGATATCGATGCATTTTTTATACAGATTTGTGAAAGTAGCGGTGGACTACGCCATCCTGTTGAAGATATAGCAGCTGCAATAAAGGCGATCAATCCAGAGATCAGTGTAGTAGCAGATGGTATAACAGCAGTTGGGGTAGAGCCGATTGAAGTGACAAACATCGATGCGTTGATTACGGGTAGTCAAAAGGCTCTCATGCTTCCTCCAGGTCTTGCGATGGTAGGTCTTAGCAGCCATGCAATCCGCAAAATTGGCGATGGCGAAGGATTTTATTTCAATTTAGCGAGTGAGCTCAAAAAGCAGCGTGAAGGTACTACTGCATATACTGCAGCGACAACACTTGTCATCGGTCTTAAAGAGATCCTAACAATCCTCCTTCAAGAGATAGGGATTGATGAAATATATGATCAAACAGACAGGCGTGCTACTGCAACACGCGTAGCTTTAGAGGCTTTGGGTCTTAAAATCTATCCCAAAAAGCCAGCAAATGCCATGACAGCTATCATCGATGATGATGCGCCCAAGATTCGTCAAATTCTCAAAAACCGCTATGGCGTCAATATCGCAGGTGGACAAGAGCATCTCAAAGAGAAGCTCTTTCGCATCAACCATATGGGAATAATCGAGCCAAATGAGGCTGCATGGGTGGTCAATGCCATAGAAAAAGCGCTGGATGATATTGGCAGACGCACATATACAGGCGAAGCCAACAAAATATTCAATGAGATCTATTTTTTCGAGGAATAG
- a CDS encoding Hsp20/alpha crystallin family protein: protein MIPVVIDPFKELRDIERKISSMLEFENKMVPSSAQSESIWMPAVNEKEDEKAYYVEVDLPGVKKEDINLEVKDNMLIVSGERKFKKEEEDKGYKRVESFFGKFERRFTLPADADTEKIEATVEDGVLKITIPKVEQKENVKKIAIK from the coding sequence ATGATTCCAGTAGTTATCGATCCTTTCAAAGAGCTTCGCGATATTGAAAGAAAAATATCATCTATGCTTGAATTTGAAAATAAAATGGTACCATCTTCAGCACAGTCTGAAAGTATTTGGATGCCTGCGGTCAACGAAAAAGAGGATGAGAAAGCCTACTATGTTGAAGTTGACTTGCCAGGTGTAAAAAAAGAGGATATCAACCTCGAAGTAAAAGACAACATGCTCATCGTGAGTGGTGAGCGTAAATTCAAAAAAGAGGAAGAGGATAAAGGCTACAAAAGAGTGGAGAGCTTCTTTGGAAAATTTGAGAGAAGATTCACTCTCCCCGCAGATGCTGATACAGAAAAGATTGAAGCGACTGTAGAAGATGGTGTTTTGAAAATCACTATTCCAAAAGTTGAGCAAAAAGAAAACGTTAAGAAAATTGCAATAAAATAA
- a CDS encoding LVIVD repeat-containing protein, translating to MKKIVILVFMGIWFSLFGATASSDYINDLKAYLTSKSFAIKGLFYPYDFNNDGYISYNEWVYESVKEHKYYRLLGTEPTPQNAFGFKEIDDIDLCDCDPSGYFIFIDFPRDSDKRFSWIYLSKNAGTIYKLMGADPITHEFDYLQVGNSWALPNLTFNIENGQAFIVYKTVKAFSDIVGGYDTPGFSWNVMRDGNYLYVADGAKGVQVFSIANPYFPEFLYTLHTYGHVYDVAFDASSNFLYIADGKKGVTLYDLSSGDIACNLGLDHAEIIDIALAPDEKTLYLAAGEKGLYIIDVVDKNRIKLLRHIKGCVYQVQVLQGRLYVCDSCKGLGIYDLADAQKPKLLTRVQTHGMKSFSIDSQGDFAYISYWGASKFSIVNLQTQEIQDVSTLYEVYKPVLSPDGQKLYLLNTIATISVWDVSDPQNPSLVKTIYLPYPALDLQFSQDGKFGFIACGGDGIKVVNIE from the coding sequence ATGAAAAAAATTGTTATATTGGTTTTTATGGGTATTTGGTTCTCTTTATTTGGCGCAACTGCTTCAAGTGATTATATTAATGATCTAAAAGCTTATCTAACATCAAAATCTTTTGCCATAAAAGGACTCTTTTATCCATATGATTTTAATAATGATGGCTATATATCCTATAATGAGTGGGTATATGAGAGCGTTAAAGAGCATAAATATTATCGTCTCCTAGGAACTGAACCTACACCGCAGAATGCTTTTGGTTTTAAGGAAATTGATGATATAGATTTGTGTGATTGCGATCCATCGGGCTATTTTATTTTTATCGATTTTCCAAGAGATAGCGATAAACGATTCTCATGGATATATTTATCCAAAAATGCAGGAACCATTTATAAACTCATGGGAGCAGATCCTATTACACATGAGTTTGATTATTTACAAGTCGGTAACAGTTGGGCTTTGCCAAATCTTACCTTTAATATAGAAAATGGACAAGCTTTTATTGTTTATAAGACAGTAAAGGCGTTTAGTGATATTGTTGGTGGGTATGACACTCCAGGTTTTAGCTGGAATGTGATGAGAGATGGAAACTATCTCTATGTAGCTGATGGTGCAAAAGGTGTGCAAGTTTTCAGTATTGCAAATCCATACTTTCCAGAGTTTCTCTATACTCTCCATACATATGGACATGTGTATGATGTAGCTTTTGATGCAAGCAGCAATTTCTTATATATTGCAGATGGAAAAAAGGGTGTAACTCTTTATGACCTAAGTAGTGGTGATATTGCATGCAACCTTGGACTCGATCATGCAGAGATTATAGATATTGCTCTTGCACCTGATGAGAAAACCCTCTATCTAGCAGCAGGAGAAAAGGGGCTTTATATCATAGATGTAGTGGATAAAAATAGAATCAAACTACTACGCCACATCAAAGGGTGCGTATATCAAGTGCAAGTATTGCAAGGAAGACTCTATGTTTGCGATAGCTGCAAGGGACTTGGTATTTATGATCTTGCAGATGCGCAAAAGCCAAAACTTCTTACAAGAGTGCAAACACATGGTATGAAAAGCTTTAGCATAGATTCGCAGGGGGATTTTGCGTATATTTCATATTGGGGAGCATCCAAGTTTTCTATCGTAAATCTTCAAACACAAGAGATACAAGATGTTTCAACGCTTTATGAGGTGTACAAACCAGTGCTCTCTCCCGATGGGCAAAAACTCTATCTGCTCAATACTATTGCTACAATCTCTGTATGGGATGTGAGTGATCCACAAAATCCAAGTTTAGTAAAAACGATCTATCTACCTTATCCAGCCTTAGATCTTCAATTTTCACAAGATGGAAAATTTGGTTTTATCGCATGTGGCGGTGATGGGATCAAAGTAGTAAACATAGAATAG
- the ciaB gene encoding invasion protein CiaB has product MREKFCKDLHHVYQMLQDEQEELQKFYDLLHSCRSLFDPKMEERYYIIEEFLEYLSLEVNEETMLAAITRLVNLREDALLQVIRDLSEDEQIKVREKAYVWVSNYYLSLFQKRIEKIEKAQLLTPFYRAILRHAHSIGEVFSSWHTSWMAQIIYGINRELFEFFNGDEEKIFYMLNEKQLFDRGHSGEPADRSYSVLKIDEEGNFHRLSYAQAFKEEVDLALQKIDEVIQELGDLEDEVFHLENEWRYYFKKIKEALKEEDPDRLIAKWADVDRAWMQITSPVQIGHPLEYYEDRYRKAVALEWDVRIENPKYPKKDHSKKMELMFRKLYDELGVKAPSVYESTLQNLQKTQLYVGRPFSFYGSEFNGLFSAQVVPNDEVVSKEHGKKIFAYPDMILSSLKAKPPMKITTKIFGKELVKKIRRVLDEPQIWYKIYDISTIGHEYGHILWMDESSEMLMNRSGMFKNAEEFKATTGGLIAHFLFEDDTLWEYLLHDIAARAVSLIGWMEVDEVQPYYVEGLLHLQGLFACGVFSLNKILL; this is encoded by the coding sequence ATGAGAGAAAAATTTTGTAAAGATCTTCATCACGTGTATCAGATGCTTCAAGATGAGCAAGAAGAGTTGCAAAAATTCTATGATCTTTTGCACTCGTGCCGCTCACTCTTTGATCCAAAAATGGAGGAGCGCTACTATATTATAGAGGAGTTTTTGGAATATCTTAGCTTAGAAGTAAACGAAGAGACAATGCTTGCAGCAATTACCCGTTTGGTAAATTTAAGAGAAGATGCGCTCTTGCAAGTCATAAGAGATTTGAGTGAGGATGAACAGATAAAAGTTCGCGAAAAAGCGTATGTATGGGTGAGTAATTACTATCTTTCTCTTTTTCAAAAAAGAATAGAAAAAATAGAAAAAGCACAGCTTCTCACTCCCTTTTATAGAGCAATTTTGCGCCATGCACATAGCATTGGAGAGGTTTTTAGCTCTTGGCATACAAGCTGGATGGCGCAAATTATATATGGAATCAATCGAGAGCTCTTTGAATTTTTCAATGGGGATGAAGAGAAGATTTTTTATATGTTGAATGAGAAACAACTCTTTGATAGAGGGCATAGTGGAGAGCCTGCAGATCGCAGTTATAGTGTGCTAAAAATTGATGAGGAGGGGAATTTTCATAGGCTCTCTTATGCCCAAGCCTTCAAAGAAGAGGTAGATTTGGCTCTTCAAAAAATCGATGAGGTTATCCAAGAGCTTGGAGATTTAGAAGATGAAGTATTTCATCTAGAAAACGAGTGGAGATACTATTTTAAAAAAATTAAAGAGGCATTAAAAGAAGAGGATCCAGATAGGCTTATAGCAAAATGGGCAGATGTGGATAGAGCTTGGATGCAAATTACTTCACCTGTGCAAATTGGTCATCCCCTTGAATACTATGAGGATCGCTACCGCAAAGCTGTGGCACTAGAGTGGGATGTACGTATAGAAAATCCAAAATATCCCAAAAAAGATCACAGCAAAAAGATGGAGCTGATGTTTCGCAAGCTCTACGATGAGCTTGGTGTGAAAGCTCCATCTGTTTATGAGAGTACATTGCAAAATCTCCAAAAAACGCAGCTCTATGTGGGAAGACCTTTTAGCTTCTATGGAAGTGAGTTTAATGGACTCTTTAGTGCTCAGGTAGTACCAAACGATGAGGTAGTGAGCAAAGAGCATGGAAAAAAGATCTTCGCCTATCCCGATATGATTCTCTCCTCACTCAAAGCAAAGCCACCTATGAAAATCACTACAAAAATTTTTGGCAAAGAGCTAGTAAAAAAGATACGCAGAGTTCTAGATGAGCCACAAATCTGGTACAAAATCTATGATATCTCTACTATCGGGCATGAGTATGGACATATTCTATGGATGGATGAGAGCAGCGAGATGCTCATGAATAGATCGGGAATGTTTAAAAATGCAGAAGAGTTTAAGGCCACAACGGGTGGACTAATAGCGCATTTTTTATTTGAAGATGATACATTATGGGAGTATCTTTTACACGATATTGCAGCCCGTGCAGTCTCACTCATTGGCTGGATGGAAGTAGATGAGGTGCAACCATACTATGTTGAGGGGCTCTTGCATCTGCAGGGTCTCTTTGCTTGTGGAGTTTTCTCCTTAAACAAGATATTGCTGTAG
- the rdgB gene encoding RdgB/HAM1 family non-canonical purine NTP pyrophosphatase produces the protein MQVVLASSNRGKIKEIRELLGTDVVPYQELLGDLDIIENGKSFKENAIIKAKTIYDALQNPSAIVIADDSGISVPALGGEPGIYSARYAKEGASDKDNLQKLINKLKEKEIKRTPAYYTAAIAIASKDGIFTVHGWMWGDVIDEARGDKGFGYDPMFIPQGYEKTLGELDSEIKRQISHRAKALKLAKIVLERLQ, from the coding sequence ATGCAAGTAGTGCTTGCTTCTAGTAATCGGGGCAAAATCAAAGAGATTCGAGAGCTTCTAGGTACAGATGTTGTGCCTTATCAAGAGCTTTTAGGGGATTTGGATATCATTGAAAATGGTAAGAGTTTTAAAGAGAATGCCATTATCAAAGCAAAAACCATCTATGATGCTTTGCAAAACCCTAGTGCAATAGTCATAGCTGATGATAGTGGTATCAGTGTACCAGCTTTAGGAGGAGAGCCTGGTATCTATAGTGCTCGCTATGCCAAAGAGGGTGCGAGTGATAAAGATAATCTCCAAAAACTGATAAACAAGCTCAAAGAAAAAGAGATCAAACGCACACCTGCATACTACACAGCAGCAATTGCTATAGCTTCAAAAGATGGCATCTTTACAGTGCATGGTTGGATGTGGGGAGATGTGATAGATGAAGCAAGAGGAGATAAAGGTTTTGGGTATGATCCAATGTTTATTCCCCAAGGATATGAGAAGACTCTTGGTGAGCTTGATAGTGAAATTAAAAGGCAGATAAGCCATCGTGCAAAGGCTTTAAAGCTAGCTAAAATAGTGTTGGAAAGATTGCAATGA
- a CDS encoding MFS transporter yields MKAIVKKVLPLSLIVALRFFGLFIVLAVLSQYALQLPGSNAFLAGVAVGGYALTQALLQVPYGVLSDKIGRKKTILIGLLIFAAGSVLCAVADNIWVLLLGRFLQGAGAIGSVVTAMIADFVREDERAHAMAVMGMVIALSFAAAMIIGPIIGGLYSVKALFWLTAILAIMALAILFTAVPEPPKIVHHYSEEEAKIKHVFKDKDLVRMYITFLFHSSTMAIAFFLIPILMKQKFGMGPEHYWKVYLPAVIFGIISMGPAAVFGEKYHKGKEVFIVSILFIAAAFALMGFSYSFILFTIGAVFFFIGFNMFEPLLQSFVSKFAKVHQKGAALGVANTFAYIGIFLGGAIGGLLYQYGHEKAVAIFVLLVCIVWIYWIAGMRNPGVRANLFLDFDNYDKEKLPGLKVMDGVTDFYINESEKIIVVKYDSEKLDEKTIKDFLKKE; encoded by the coding sequence TTGAAAGCCATTGTCAAAAAGGTTTTACCACTTAGTCTCATAGTAGCGCTAAGATTTTTTGGTCTCTTTATAGTTCTAGCAGTTCTTTCGCAATATGCATTGCAACTGCCAGGATCAAATGCATTTTTGGCTGGTGTAGCTGTAGGTGGATACGCACTGACACAAGCCCTGTTGCAAGTACCTTACGGAGTTTTAAGTGATAAGATAGGAAGAAAAAAGACTATCCTTATAGGGCTTCTCATTTTTGCAGCAGGATCGGTGCTCTGTGCTGTAGCTGATAATATCTGGGTGCTGCTCCTTGGTCGTTTCTTGCAAGGTGCTGGGGCTATCGGAAGTGTTGTTACTGCAATGATTGCTGACTTTGTCCGCGAAGATGAGCGCGCTCACGCTATGGCTGTTATGGGGATGGTGATAGCTCTTAGTTTTGCAGCTGCTATGATTATCGGCCCAATCATTGGAGGTCTCTACAGTGTCAAAGCACTCTTTTGGCTCACTGCAATTTTGGCTATTATGGCTTTAGCCATTCTTTTTACAGCAGTACCAGAACCTCCAAAAATTGTACACCACTACAGCGAAGAGGAAGCAAAAATCAAGCATGTTTTCAAAGATAAAGACCTTGTGCGCATGTATATAACATTCCTCTTCCACTCGTCTACCATGGCAATTGCCTTCTTCCTCATTCCAATTCTTATGAAGCAAAAGTTTGGTATGGGTCCAGAACATTACTGGAAGGTCTATTTACCGGCAGTAATCTTTGGAATTATCTCTATGGGGCCGGCTGCAGTCTTTGGTGAGAAGTACCACAAAGGTAAAGAGGTTTTTATTGTCTCAATTCTGTTCATTGCCGCTGCTTTTGCTCTCATGGGCTTTAGCTACTCATTTATACTCTTTACCATCGGTGCAGTCTTCTTCTTTATCGGTTTTAATATGTTTGAGCCTCTTTTGCAAAGCTTTGTGAGCAAATTTGCAAAAGTACACCAAAAAGGAGCTGCACTTGGTGTCGCCAATACATTTGCTTATATTGGGATCTTTCTAGGTGGTGCAATTGGGGGTCTACTCTATCAATATGGACACGAAAAAGCCGTGGCAATTTTTGTGCTTTTAGTTTGTATTGTCTGGATATATTGGATAGCAGGAATGCGTAATCCTGGAGTAAGAGCAAATCTCTTTTTGGATTTTGATAACTACGATAAAGAGAAACTCCCGGGGCTCAAAGTCATGGATGGTGTGACTGATTTTTACATCAATGAATCAGAGAAGATTATCGTTGTCAAGTATGACAGTGAAAAACTTGATGAAAAGACGATCAAAGATTTTTTGAAAAAAGAGTAG